A part of Miscanthus floridulus cultivar M001 chromosome 6, ASM1932011v1, whole genome shotgun sequence genomic DNA contains:
- the LOC136459199 gene encoding subtilisin-like protease SBT3.9, which translates to MALCSSTRAHLALLLCFCVLLSGVNGRSRKLYIVYLGDVKHGHPNDVIASHHDMLTTVLGSKEETLDSIIHNYKHGFSGFAAMLTEDQAKQLAELTEVISIEPSRSYTTMTTRSWDFLGLNHQIPSELLQRSNYGEDVIIGLLTPGICPESRSFSDEGYGPVPSRWKGVCQVGEGWGSNNCSRKIIGARFYSAGVAEEELKIDYLSPRDANGHGTHTASTAAGSVMDAASFHGLGAGAARGGAPRARIAVYKVVWGSGRGVGAANTATLLAAIDDAIHDGVDVLSLSLTSEENSFGALHAVQKGIAVVYAAGNFGPASQVVRNTAPWVITVAASQIDRSFPTMITLGNKQQIVSQSLYYYGKNSTGSSFKPLAFGGLCTADSLNGTDVRGQVVLCASADSFPVALENVLNAGGSGLIFAEYTMHIIDATGDCGGIACVLVDLTTALQIGKYMVDASSPVAMIEPARTITGKETLAPTIAGFSSRGPSIEYPEVIKPDIAAPGASILAAMKDAYIFGSGTSMATPHVSGIVALLKALHPNWSPAALKSAIMTTASVTDARDMPILAQGFPRKIADPFDYGAGHINPNRAADPGLIYDIDPNDYNKFFGCSFKKSVRCNATMLPGYHLNLPSISIPDLRQPITVSRTATNVGEADAVYHAAIESPAGVKIDIEPSVLAFNATNKVNTFQVKLSPLWRLQGDYTFGSLTWYSGQKTVRIPIAVRMTIYDSYADVA; encoded by the exons ATGGCACTCTGTTCTTCCACGCGTGCCCATCTGGCGCTACTACTTTGCTTTTGCGTGCTTTTATCGGGAGTAAATGGACGATCTCGCAAG CTTTATATTGTCTATCTAGGCGATGTGAAACATGGGCACCCGAACGATGTAATCGCTTCGCACCATGATATGCTCACGACTGTTCTTGGAAG CAAGGAAGAGACTTTGGACTCCATCATCCACAACTACAAGCATGGCTTCTCAGGCTTCGCAGCAATGCTTACTGAGGACCAAGCTAAGCAGCTTGCAG AGCTTACAGAAGTCATCAGTATCGAACCAAGCAGGAGTTACACAACGATGACCACTCGAAGCTGGGACTTTCTTGGTCTGAACCACCAAATACCCAGTGAGCTTCTCCAGAGAAGCAACTATGGAGAGGACGTAATCATCGGGTTATTGACACCG G GTATCTGCCCGGAGTCAAGGAGCTTCAGCGACGAAGGATACGGGCCGGTACCGTCACGGTGGAAAGGCGTGTGCCAGGTCGGAGAGGGCTGGGGCAGCAACAACTGCAGCCGCAAGATCATCGGCGCGCGCTTCTACAGCGCGGGCGTGGCCGAGGAAGAACTCAAGATCGACTACCTGTCGCCTCGGGACGCCAACGGCCACGGCACGCACACGGCGTCCACCGCGGCGGGATCCGTCATGGACGCGGCTAGCTTCCACGGCCTTGGAgcgggcgcggcgcgcggcggcgcGCCCAGGGCCCGCATCGCGGTGTACAAGGTCGTATGGGGCAGCGGCCGCGGGGTTGGAGCGGCCAATACAGCCACCTTGCTCGCGGCCATCGACGACGCCATCCATGACGGGGTAGATGTCCTGTCACTCTCCCTCACCAGCGAGGAGAACTCTTTTGGTGCCCTGCACGCCGTTCAGAAGGGGATCGCCGTCGTGTACGCCGCGGGGAACTTTGGGCCGGCGTCGCAGGTGGTTCGGAACACTGCTCCCTGGGTCATCACCGTCGCGGCGAGCCAGATTGATCGTTCGTTCCCGACCATGATAACGCTGGGAAACAAGCAACAGATCGTG AGTCAATCCCTGTACTACTATGGGAAGAACTCAACGGGAAGCAGCTTCAAACCTCTTGCATTTGGAGGCCT CTGCACCGCCGATTCTTTGAACGGCACGGACGTGAGAGGCCAAGTTGTGCTCTGCGCATCCGCCGATTCTTTCCCAGTGGCACTAGAAAACGTCCTGAACGCCGGAGGCTCTGGTCTCATCTTTGCTGAATACACCATGCATATCATCGATGCGACAGGTGATTGTGGAGGCATTGCATGTGTTCTTGTGGACTTGACCACTGCCCTTCAAATCGGCAAATACATGGTGGATGCAAG CTCTCCTGTGGCTATGATCGAGCCAGCGCGCACCATTACTGGTAAGGAGACACTGGCCCCAACCATCGCAGGCTTTTCCTCAAGAGGTCCATCCATCGAGTACCCTGAAGTAATCAAG CCTGACATCGCAGCACCAGGAGCTAGCATCTTAGCAGCCATGAAAGATGCATACATATTTGGCTCAGGGACATCTATGGCAACACCACACGTGTCAGGCATTGTAGCGCTGCTGAAGGCATTGCACCCAAATTGGTCCCCGGCTGCACTAAAATCAGCCATCATGACAACAG CATCTGTAACTGATGCACGTGACATGCCAATACTGGCACAAGGATTTCCTAGGAAGATTGCTGACCCATTTGACTACGGAGCCGGGCACATAAACCCAAATAGGGCAGCTGATCCTGGACTCATTTACGACATTGATCCTAATGATTACAACAAGTTCTTCGGGTGCAGCTTCAAGAAATCCGTACGATGCAATGCAACAATGTTACCTGGGTATCACCTGAACCTACCATCCATCTCCATTCCAGATTTGAGGCAGCCGATTACAGTGTCAAGAACAGCCACAAATGTAGGTGAGGCCGATGCAGTTTACCACGCTGCAATAGAGAGCCCAGCCGGAGTCAAGATAGACATTGAGCCATCTGTTCTTGCGTTCAATGCCACAAACAAAGTTAACACATTTCAAGTGAAGTTATCACCTCTCTGGAGGTTACAAGGGGATTACACGTTTGGCAGCCTTACATGGTACAGTGGCCAAAAGACAGTCCGGATTCCAATAGCAGTCCGAATGACGATTTATGATTCCTATGCAGATGTTGCATAA
- the LOC136461071 gene encoding subtilisin-like protease SBT3.5 produces the protein MVAVGVAAEAGNAEVDAAVAVLARVLWLSLVGPPDLESLDLRVLLYIVYPGDVKHGQPNDVIASHHDILSNVLGSLDDSLASMVYNYKHGFSGFAAMLTEDHAHQLAELPEVISVHLSRSCRATTTRSWDFLGMSYQMLSGLLHRSRYGEDIIIGVVDTGICPESKSFGNQGYGPVPSRWKGVCQVGEAWDRSNCSRKIIGARFYSAGVPEEILKTDYLSPRGIGTHGTHTASIAAGSVVEATSFHGLAAGAARGGAPRTRIAVYKSLWGQGTGTSAGVLAAIDDAIHDGVDVLSLSLAHPEENSFGALHAVQKGITVVYAAGNDGPSPQTLENTAPWVITVAASKTDRSFPTVITLGNKQQITGQSLYYQGKNSSRSSFTSLVNGDQCTQDDLNGTDIKGKIVICTSPNSPTTNGPRAYFKVAWQNIVNGGGTGLIFVQYTTDILQDLGDFPCVLVDIDTGKKIKKYIDSASPPVAKIEPARTSIGALLTPKVASFSSRGPSPDYADIIKPDIAAPGANILAATGNSYKIMSGTSMAAPHVAGIIALLKALHPNWSPAALKSAIITTASVTDEDRMPILAEGLPRKIADPFDYGGGHINPNRAADPGLIYDINPKDYNYFFDCTIKTSVSCNATSTPGYLLNLPSISAPDLRYPVTLWRTVTNVGEVNAVYHVAIENPAGIKIEVEPSVLVFNAANKVHTFQVKLSPLWRLQGDYTFGSLTWYNNQKKVRIPIAARITMYDLFADVA, from the exons atggttgcagttggtgttgctgcggaggctgggaatgcggaggttgacgctg ctgttgcagttcttgctcgggtgttgtggctgagtttggttgggcctccggatcttgaatctctggatCTTAGGGTTctg CTATATATTGTATACCCAGGTGATGTGAAACATGGACAGCCCAACGATGTCATCGCTTCGCACCATGATATACTCAGCAATGTTCTTGGAAG TTTGGACGATTCTTTGGCTTCCATGGTTTACAACTACAAGCATGGCTTCTCAGGCTTCGCAGCGATGCTCACGGAAGACCATGCTCATCAGCTTGCAG AACTTCCTGAAGTCATCAGTGTCCATCTAAGCAGAAGCTGCAGAGCGACAACCACTCGTAGCTGGGACTTCCTTGGGATGAGCTACCAAATGCTCAGTGGACTACTCCATAGAAGCAGATACGGAGAGGACATAATCATCGGGGTCGTCGACACCG GTATCTGTCCAGAGTCGAAAAGCTTCGGCAACCAAGGCTACGGGCCGGTGCCTTCACGATGGAAAGGCGTGTGCCAAGTCGGAGAGGCCTGGGACCGCAGCAACTGTAGCCGCAAGATCATCGGAGCGCGGTTCTACAGCGCCGGAGTGCCCGAAGAGATACTAAAGACCGACTACCTGTCGCCCCGTGGCATCGGCACCCACGGCACGCACACGGCCTCCATCGCGGCAGGCTCGGTCGTTGAGGCGACCAGCTTCCACGGGCTCGCCGCGGGCGCTGCGCGTGGCGGCGCGCCCCGCACCCGCATTGCCGTGTACAAGTCCCTCTGGGGACAAGGCACTGGCACCAGTGCAGGCGTGCTCGCGGCCATCGACGACGCCATCCATGACGGGGTGGACGTGCTCTCGCTGTCGCTCGCTCACCCCGAGGAGAATTCGTTCGGCGCCCTGCATGCCGTCCAAAAGGGGATCACCGTCGTGTACGCGGCCGGGAACGACGGGCCTAGTCCGCAGACGCTTGAGAACACGGCTCCGTGGGTCATCACAGTTGCCGCGAGCAAGACTGATCGCTCGTTCCCCACGGTTATCACCCTGGGAAACAAGCAACAGATAACG GGACAATCTCTCTATTACCAAGGGAAGAACTCATCCAGGAGCAGTTTCACAAGTCTTGTCAATGGAGACCA ATGCACGCAAGATGATTTGAACGGTACTGATATTAAAGGGAAAATCGTGATTTGCACATCGCCAAATTCACCAACGACGAACGGCCCACGCGCGTATTTCAAAGTCGCGTGGCAAAACATCGTGAATGGAGGAGGAACTGGACTTATTTTTGTTCAATACACGACTGACATTCTGCAAGACTTGGGTGACTTTCCATGTGTTCTTGTGGACATTGACACTGGTAAAAAGATCAAAAAGTATATCGACTCCGCCAG CCCACCGGTGGCGAAGATTGAACCAGCTCGCACCAGTATAGGTGCCCTGCTAACCCCAAAAGTGGCATCATTCTCCTCCAGAGGTCCATCACCCGACTACGCTGATATTATCAAG CCTGACATAGCTGCACCTGGAGCCAACATCCTAGCAGCAACAGGAAATTCTTACAAAATTATGTCAGGGACATCAATGGCTGCCCCACATGTAGCTGGCATCATCGCGCTATTGAAAGCTCTGCATCCAAACTGGTCTCCTGCTGCACTGAAATCTGCAATCATCACCACTG CATCTGTAACTGACGAAGATCGCATGCCAATACTGGCTGAAGGATTGCCTCGAAAGATTGCCGACCCATTTGACTACGGAGGTGGGCACATCAACCCTAACAGAGCAGCAGATCCTGGACTGATTTATGACATCAATCCAAAGGATTACAACTACTTCTTTGATTGCACCATCAAAACATCTGTTAGCTGCAATGCAACATCGACACCTGGGTATCTCTTGAACCTGCCATCCATCTCAGCTCCAGATTTGAGGTATCCAGTTACCTTGTGGAGAACTGTCACTAATGTAGGCGAGGTCAATGCAGTGTACCATGTTGCAATTGAGAACCCGGCTGGAATCAAGATCGAAGTTGAGCCATCTGTTCTTGTGTTCAATGCTgcaaacaaagttcacacattTCAGGTCAAGCTATCACCTCTGTGGAGGTTACAAGGGGATTATACATTTGGAAGCCTTACTTGGTACAATAACCAAAAGAAGGTTCGGATTCCAATAGCGGCCCGGATCACGATGTATGATTTATTTGCAGATGTTGCATAA